The following are from one region of the Vulpes vulpes isolate BD-2025 chromosome 14, VulVul3, whole genome shotgun sequence genome:
- the ASXL1 gene encoding polycomb group protein ASXL1, giving the protein MKDKQKRKKERTWAEAARLVLENYSDAPMTPKQILQVIEAEGLKEMRSGTSPLACLNAMLHSNSRGGEGLFYKLPGRISLFTLKKDALQWSRSPAAVEGEEPEDTADVESCGSNEASTVSGENDVSLDETSSNASCSAESQSRPLSNPRDSYRASSQANKQKKKTGVMLPRVVLTPLKVNGAHVESASGFSGRHADGESGSPSSSSSGSLALGSAATRGQAEVARDPAPLLRGFRKPATGQMKRNRGEEIDFETPGSILVNTNLRALINSRTFHALPAHFQQQLLFLLPEVDRQVGTDGLLRLSSSALNNEFFTHAAQSWRERLADGEFTHEMQVRIRQEMEKEKKVEQWKEKFFEDYYGQKLGLTKEESLHQNVGHEEAEIKSDLCVPGESARPQRGPATRQRDGHFKKRSRPDLRTRARRNLYKKQEPEQAGVAKDTQSVAPDIPLYKDGEAKSDSAEAGSPHLPGSASAASDPESPEFLTQPVASRTQTDPGDLAHASVSPDRIPSLPQENADQEPKDQKRKSFEQAASASFPEKKPRLEDRQSFRNTIESVHTEKPQPTKEEPKVPPIRIQLSRIKPPWVVKGQPTYQICPRIVPITESSCRGWTGARTLADIKARALQVRGARGHHCHREAATTAIGGGGGPGGGGGGATDEGGGRGGGSGDGGEACGHPEPSGAPDTPGERASDLQRTQLLPSCPLNGEHIQAGTAVSRAKREELIALRKEESCHLQRVPDVLTSGLEVGASQLPIAPTGDKPCQALPLLSSQTPAPERLVEQPPLHLDVRTERESGTTSWESDDEDRGPSLSAESGPVQSLVGDVVLEGGPGQALDRDSNHSMKDPVNVTPNSASESPLANCLQDRQYDEELGLGDSSSPTRESATRQEDLTTEALVSDGAAPWVPGLSKDEAVGQPEPDSRELVPSVEPQAVEEWEKAAPLIPALPGELTAGEGLDPPNHFPLLWTVPSRGCTDRAGSDRKPVEGEKLKINGDSEALSPHGESTDTASDFEGQLSEDSSEADPSEATMVKRALVADTDEKRNWNPSASLSKVNGDRSLVTRTDNLATPQSWVSRVCAVPQKIPDSLLLASTEYQPRLMSLGRAGSSLEATNPLVMQLLQGNLPLEKVLPPAQGSGKPESPGLPLMKEQSLGGSLGAGALQDSAENSCAVGRSSPRAIRASKEPLLPDSHEASTSLARLEPTHAPGAPQKISKTVPSLDSLFPVTELTTASGKVEEVDSKERFSTVSLEDQKEAVDASQRSNSNAAPGKSPGNLTTSRDPCFSSPNAISLDPDQTGRALGNQNSTGGQGKKLFGPRNEAAALQCPRPMEPTPLPADAPRSFPSRKLGPSKNSVSGGVQTTKDWAPKPPSASVGSIKSEKTFEGGPLKANAENRNATGPGPRELVDHLQGMPFVLDLPFWKLPREPGKGPGQPLEPSSIPSQLNIKQAFYGKLSKLQLSSTSFNYASSSPTFPKGLAGSVVQLSHKANFGASHSASLSLQMFTDSSTVESISLQCACSLKAMIMCQGCGAFCHDDCIGPSKLCVLCLVVR; this is encoded by the exons AAGGATGCCTTGCAGTGGTCTCGCAGTCCGGCTGCTGTGGAGGGAGAGGAGCCGGAGGACACAGCCGATGTGGAGAGCTGTGGGTCTAACGAAGCCAGCACTGTGAGCGGTGAAAACGATG TTTCTCTTGATGAAACATCTTCGAATGCATCCTGTTCTGCAGAATCTCAGAGTCGGCCTCTTTCCAATCCCAGGGACAGCTACAGGGCTTCTTCACAG gcaaacaagcaaaagaaaaaaactggggTGATGCTGCCGCGAGTTGTCCTGACTCCTCTGAAGGTAAACGGGGCCCACGTGGAATCGGCGTCAG GGTTCTCGGGCCGCCACGCCGATGGCGAGAGCGGCAGCCcgtccagcagcagcagcggctCTCTGGCCCTGGGCAGCGCTGCTACTCGTGGCCAGGCCGAGGTCGCCCGGGACCCTGCCCCGCTCCTGAGAGGCTTCCGGAAGCCGGCCACAG GTCAGATGAAGCGCAACAGAGGGGAAGAGATAGATTTTGAGACGCCTGGGTCCATTCTTGTCAACACCAACCTTCGGGCCCTGATAAACTCTCGGACCTTCCATGCCCTGCCAGCCCACTTCCAGCAgcagctcctcttcctcctgcctgaaGTGGACAGACAG GTGGGGACAGATGGCCTATTGCGTCTCAGCAGCAGCGCACTGAATAATGAGTTTTTCACTCACGCAGCTCAGAGCTGGCGGGAACGCCTGGCTGATG GCGAATTCACTCATGAGATGCAAGTTAGAATCCGACaggaaatggagaaggaaaagaaggtggAACAGTGGAAAGAGAAGTTCTTTGAAGACTACTATGGGCAGAA ATTGGGTTTGACTAAAGAAGAGTCATTGCATCAGAACGTGGGCCATGAggaggctgaaatcaagagtgactTGTGTGTCCCAGGAGAATCAGCACGGCCGCAGCGTGGTCCAGCCACCCGACAGCGAGATGGGCATTTCAAGAAACGCTCTCGGCCAGATCTCCGAACCAGAGCCAGAAGGAATCTGTACAAAAAGCAGGAGCCAGAACAAGCAGGGGTTGCTAAAGACACACAGTCTGTGGCACCAGACATCCCCCTCTACAAGGATGGGGAGGCTAAGAGTGACTCAGCAGAGGCGGGCAGTCCTCACCTGCCTGGCTCGGCCTCTGCAGCATCTGACCCAGAAAGTCCCGAATTCCTGACCCAGCCTGTGGCTTCCCGGACCCAGACCGATCCAGGTGACTTGGCACATGCTTCCGTGTCTCCAGACAGGATTCCCAGCTTGCCTCAGGAGAATGCGGATCAGGAACCCAAGGATCAGAAGAGGAAGTCCTTTGAGCAGGCGGCCTCTGCATCCTTTCCCGAAAAGAAGCCCCGGCTTGAAGATCGTCAGTCCTTTCGTAACACAATTGAAAGTGTTCACACCGAAAAGCCACAGCCCACCAAAGAGGAGCCCAAAGTCCCGCCCATCCGG ATTCAACTTTCACGTATCAAACCACCCTGGGTGGTTAAAGGTCAGCCCACTTACCAGATATGCCCCCGCATCGTCCCCATCACGGAGTCCTCCTGCCGGGGCTGGACTGGTGCCAGGACCCTCGCAGACATTAAAGCCCGTGCTCTGCAAGTCCGAGGGGCGAGAGGCCACCACTGTCATCGAGAGGCGGCCACCACTGCCATCGGAGGGGGGGGTGGCCCGGGTGGAGGTGGCGGCGGGGCCACCGATGAGGGAGGTGGCAGAGGCGGcggcagtggtgatggtggtgaggcCTGTGGCCACCCTGAGCCCAGTGGAGCCCCGGACACCCCTGGAGAGCGTGCGTCAGATCTACAGCGAACACAACTACTGCCGTCTTGTCCTCTGAATGGGGAGCATATCCAGGCTGGGACTGCTGTGTCCAGAGCCAAAAGAGAGGAACTGATTGCTCTCAGAAAGGAGGAGAGCTGCCACCTGCAGAGGGTTCCAGATGTCCTCACAAGTGGGCTGGAAGTTGGGGCCTCCCAACTCCCCATTGCTCCCACTGGGGACAAGCCTTGCCAGGCTTTGCCCCTACTGTCCTCCCAAACCCCAGCCCCAGAGAGATTAGTTGAGCAACCTCCGTTGCATTTAGATGTTAGAACTGAACGTGAGTCTGGTACCACTTCCTGGGAAAGCGATGATGAGGATCGAGGACCCTCTCTTTCCGCGGAGAGTGGTCCTGTGCAATCTCTAGTGGGGGATGTTGTATTGGAAGGAGGACCTGGCCAGGCTCTAGACCGAGACAGTAACCACAGCATGAAGGATCCTGTGAATGTGACTCCCAATTCTGCCAGTGAATCACCATTGGCTAATTGCCTGCAGGATAGACAGTATGATGAGGAATTAGGACTTGGTGATTCATCCTCACCCACAAGGGAAAGTGCTACTAGACAAGAAGACTTGACAACTGAGGCCCTAGTCTCTGATGGTGCTGCTCCTTGGGTGCCTGGCCTGTCAAAGGATGAGGCAGTGGGACAGCCTGAACCAGACTCTAGGGAACTTGTCCCATCTGTTGAGCCCCAGGCTGTGGAAGAGTGGGAGAAAGCTGCCCCCCTCATTCCTGCATTACCTGGGGAGTTGACAGCTGGGGAAGGGCTAGATCCCCCCAACCACTTCCCTTTGCTCTGGACAGTGCCATCTCGAGGGTGCACTGACCGTGCCGGCAGTGACCGCAAACCAGTGGAAGGTGAAAAGTTGAAAATCAATGGAGACTCTGAAGCACTGAGTCCTCATGGTGAGTCTACAGACACGGCCTCTGACTTTGAAGGCCAGCTCTCTGAGGACAGCAGCGAGGCCGACCCCAGTGAGGCCACCATGGTAAAGAGAGCCTTGGTGGCAGACACAGATGAGAAACGCAATTGGAAcccctctgcctcactctccaAAGTGAACGGTGACCGGAGTCTGGTTACAAGGACAGACAACCTTGCTACTCCTCAGAGCTGGGTGTCTCGTGTATGTGCAGTCCCCCAAAAGATTCCAGATTCCCTGCTGCTGGCTAGTACTGAGTACCAGCCAAGGCTTATGTcgctgggcagggctgggtcctCATTGGAGGCCACTAACCCACTCGTGATGCAGTTGCTGCAGGGTAACTTGCCCCTAGAGAAGGTTCTTCCTCCAGCCCAAGGCAGCGGCAAACCTGAATCCCCAGGACTCCCGCTTATGAAAGAGCAGAGCCTTGGCGGCTCCCTGGGAGCAGGAGCTTTGCAGGATTCTGCAGAAAACAGTTGTGCAGTTGGCAGGAGCAGCCCCCGTGCTATAAGAGCTTCAAAGGAGCCTCTTTTACCTGACAGCCATGAAGCAAGCACCAGTCTTGCCAGGTTAGAGCCCACCCATGCTCCTGGAGCACCCCAGAAGATTTCCAAGACAGTCCCAAGTCTAGACTCCCTATTTCCAGTGACAGAGCTGACGACTGCCTCTGGAAAAGTAGAAGAAGTGGATTCCAAAGAGCGATTCTCTACTGTTAGTTTGGAAGATCAGAAGGAAGCCGTTGATGCATCCCAGCGCAGTAATTCAAATGCTGCCCCAGGCAAAAGCCCAGGAAATCTCACTACCTCGAGAGACCCTTGTTTCTCTTCTCCAAATGCTATCTCCTTGGATCCTGATCAGACAGGTCGGGCCCTGGGTAATCAGAACAGTACTGGAGGCCAAGGGAAGAAGCTCTTTGGCCCTAGGAATGAGGCTGCAGCCCTTCAGTGCCCCAGACCTATGGAGCCAACACCACTGCCTGCTGATGCCCCTCGCAGTTTTCCCAGTAGGAAGTTGGGGCCAAGCAAAAACTCTGTGTCTGGTGGGGTACAGACCACCAAAGACTGGGCTCCAAAGCCACCGTCTGCCTCTGTTGGCAGCATCAAGAGCGAGAAGACTTTTGAGGGGGGTCCTCTCAAGGCAAATGCAGAGAACAGAAACGCCACTGGTCCTGGTCCACGGGAGTTAGTGGATCACTTGCAAGGGATGCCCTTTGTCCTTGATCTGCCCTTCTGGAAATTACCCCGAGAGCCTGGGAAAGGGCCTGGTCAGCCTCTGGAGccttcctccatcccctcccAACTCAATATCAAACAGGCATTTTATGGGAAGCTTTCCAAACTCCAGCTAAGTTCCACCAGCTTTAATTATGCCTCCAGCTCCCCCACCTTTCCCAAAGGCCTTGCTGGAAGTGTGGTGCAGCTGAGCCACAAAGCAAACTTTGGTGCGAGCCACAGCGCATCACTTTCCTTGCAGATGTTCACCGACAGCAGCACGGTGGAAAGCATCTCACTCCAGTGTGCGTGCAGCCTGAAAGCCATGATCATGTGTCAGGGCTGTGGTGCGTTCTGTCACGATGACTGTATTGGACCCTCAAAGCTCTGTGTATTGTGCCTTGTGGTGAGATAA